In the Podospora bellae-mahoneyi strain CBS 112042 chromosome 4, whole genome shotgun sequence genome, one interval contains:
- a CDS encoding hypothetical protein (CAZy:GH55; COG:G; EggNog:ENOG503NZKK), producing MRSSSLLVAVATAASAVQAFWLGDIPHRGIAPFAQPNYPVFRNVRDYGARGDGITDDTAAINAAINAGNPCNRGCASTTTTPAIVYFPAGTYLISSSILPAYFTHLVGDASAPPTLKATANFQGFGLIDGNPYYTEVLNWKAVNVFFRQVRNFVIDTTAIAPGRAATGMHWPTSQATSLQNIVFNMPSTPDVVHVGLFIEEGSGGMMADLTFNGGATGASMGNQQYTMRNMKFNNCKTAIIQIWNWGWTYHGLSINNCGVGLDLSAGGPSNINVGSVTLFDSTFSNTPVAIKTAWTPSANPPTGGSLVIENIQLNNVAVAVQGPSGTMLGGTSGSTTIPAWALGHLLDRGTNAPRFSGPINPNPRPASLLTSDGRYYVRSKPQYESVPASSFLSVRAFGARGDAAADDTSALQNAINTAVAQNKILLLDHGLYRVTSTIVIPPSAKIVGEAYPVILSSGGYFNDMSNPRPVVQVGTTSGQQGYVELSDFIVATQNAQAGAICIEYNLATNGGQPSGIWDVHVRIGGFTGTQQQIGQCLKKPGNGSVDRNCVVAFMAMHVTKGARGLYMENVWLWTADHDIDEQLNTQITIYTGRGLLIESTTGPLWLWGTGSEHHVLYQYQLTSTSDIFLGQIQTESPYFAPVPNSLVPFPPVAKYSDPDYRAQCVGIAGNCPAAWGLRVMSSRNVLVYGAGLYSFFDNYSTACSTFDAGQTCQQRITSVEGRAENVAVYNLNTIGTREMVTRDGGMVGGSGWAENRNTFASNVGVYRA from the exons ATGCGTTCCAGCTCGTTGTTGGTGGCTGTTGCCACTGCTGCTTCGGCGGTGCAGGCTTTTTGGCTTGGAGATATTCCTC ATCGAGGCATTGCGCCGTTTGCTCAGCCAAACTATCCAGTCTTCCGCAATGTGAGGGACTATGGCGCCAGGG GTGATGGAATAACTGACGATACTGCTGCTATCAATGCTGCCATCAATGCTGGGAATCCTTGCAACAGGGGATGT GCATCCACTACCACAACTCCTGCAATCGTTTACTTCCCGGCAGGCACCTACCTCATCTCTTCCTCGATCCTGCCAGCGTACTTCACCCATCTTGTCGGCGATGCTTCCGCTCCACCTACCCTCAAGGCCACGGCCAACTTCCAGGGGTTCGGGCTGATCGACGGCAACCCGTACTACACCGAGGTTCTCAACTGGAAGGCGGTCAATGTCTTCTTCCGCCAGGTCCGTAACTTTGTCATCGACACCACTGCCATCGCCCCGGGGAGGGCAGCAACAGGCATGCACTGGCCTACCTCTCAGGCGACCAGTCTGCAGAACATCGTGTTCAACATGCCATCCACGCCCGACGTCGTCCACGTTGGTCTGTTTATCGAGGAGGGTAGCGGAGGCATGATGGCCGATCTCACTTTCAACGGCGGCGCTACCGGTGCCAGCATGGGCAACCAGCAATACACGATGCGGAACATGAAATTCAACAATTGCAAGACGGCCATCATCCAGATCTGGAACTGGGGCTGGACATACCATGGGCTGTCCATAAACAACTGCGGTGTCGGTCTTGACCTTTCTGCCGGCGGTCCAAGCAACATCAACGTTGGCTCCGTCACCCTCTTTGACAGCACCTTCAGCAACACCCCGGTCGCCATCAAGACGGCCTGGACaccctccgccaaccccccaactgGGGGGAGTCTCGTCATCGAGAACATCCAACTCAACAACGTCGCCGTCGCAGTCCAAGGCCCAAGCGGGACCATGCTCGGCGGCACATCAGGCTCAACCACGATCCCAGCCTGGGCCCTAGGCCACCTCCTCGACCGCGGCACCAACGCCCCCCGTTTCTCGGGACcgatcaaccccaacccacgCCCTGCCTCCCTCCTGACCTCCGACGGGCGGTACTACGTCCGGTCCAAACCCCAATACGAATCCGTCCCCGCCTCGTCGTTCCTCTCGGTCCGCGCCTTTGGCGCCAGAGGCGACGCGGCAGCCGACGACACATCCGCTCTCCAAAACGCAATCAACACGGCTGTTGCCCAAAACAAGATTTTGCTTCTCGACCACGGCCTCTACCGCGTCACTTCCACCATCGTCATCCCTCCTTCTGCCAAGATCGTCGGGGAGGCCTACCCTGTTATTTTATCTTCTGGTGGTTACTTTAACGACATGAGCAACCCCCGGCCCGTTGTTCAGGTGGGGACGACGTCTGGTCAGCAGGGGTATGTCGAGCTGAGTGATTTCATCGTCGCCACGCAGAATGCGCAGGCTGGGGCGATTTGCATAGAGTATAACCTTGCCACCAACGGGGGCCAGCCGAGTGGCATATGGGATGTGCACGTGCGGATTGGAGGGTTTACGGGCACACAGCAGCAGATTGGGCAGTGTTTGAAGAAGCCGGGGAATGGGAGTGTCGATCGGAACTGTGTTGTGGCGTTCATGGCGATGCATGTCACCaagggggcgagggggttgTACATGGAGAATGTTTGGCTGTG GACGGCGGATCACGATATCGATGAGCAGTTGAACACTCAGATTACGATTTATACTGGTCGTGGACTAC TAATCGaatccaccaccggccccctTTGGCTCTGGGGGACAGGCTCAGAACATCACGTCCTCTACCAATACCAGctcacctccacctcggacatcttcctcggccaGATCCAGACCGAGTCGCCCTATTTCGCTCCCGTTCCCAACTCCCTTGTTCCGTTCCCGCCCGTGGCGAAGTACTCCGACCCCGACTACCGCGCTCAGTGTGTGGGGATCGCGGGGAACTGCCCGGCGGCGTGGGGAttgagggtgatgagcaGTAGGAATGTGTTGGTTTACGGAGCGGGGTTGTATTCTTTCTTTGATAATTACTCCACGGCTTGCAGCACGTTTGATGCGGGGCAGACGTGCCAGCAGAGGATCACGAgcgtggaggggagggcggagaaTGTGGCGGTTTATAACCTCAACACGATCgggacgagggagatggtgacgagggatggggggatggtggggggcAGTGGGTGGGCGGAGAACAGGAACACTTTTGCGAGTAATGTTGGGGTTTATAGGGCTTAG
- a CDS encoding hypothetical protein (BUSCO:EOG092603SM; EggNog:ENOG503NV04; COG:D; COG:Z) codes for MTHLLWKSYWEDDVDRFRRLLSPAGQGAQNAARSSNIGAAGSPGHGHGTPPRPTPKSRKTQGHGNGSLGRNEVNSRDHAGLTILLRAASSTAENAVSFVEALLGHPAIDIYAQDPESGWNALHRALYAGNISIARMLLEKERADLTGHMVSVNRVGQLIKTKDHEGNSPFDLYNSTIGERNLKDWDSAQVADDGSDSDDPEETVESITAASHRNGIGEDLYAFGSNRNLSLGFGDEDDRQFPERVFLNRPDHLLQRFYNEYLEEIGAQRPASQDLSKIPALVLNRPLMMQDVVLSKLHSAVLTTDPVSNLYICGVGRGGRLGLGDENTRFTYVPVQGPFVDRRVVQVALGQNHTMAVDDTGALWTWGSNAQSQLGYALPAPARKDEEPISTIPRQVFGALKKEVVLGVAASSVHSVAHTGASLYCWGKNLGQLALMDADSRSLEHQQTPRKVAASLFSSPIVMVSAIDKATTILLQNHTVCIFTGYGYHIVKFPFASFDYIGNLRLSNRHEVGWNQVSYITSGGETIAALTKRGDLFTMNLDHKMETNPPATSTTNPSKLKGAVTAPQRIWNASKDGVCSVGVGENGSVILSTKSGAVWRRIKRVKGKGASSANNISESKRNFKFQRVPYITKVATVRASAYGAFAAIREDSEVMKQQLAVDEQALWDDVAPLNCLEGFEASEDGESTQESRKFWENPDLEARLGDIAYEILRSPDLERDLAQHLATWGCRNEPLDTVVCVSSAPELKIPVHSWLLSARSSVLRRALSEFRATGSYAHELFTVHKEDDDGSKTVVCLQGLDLLTLLNLVLFAYRDRVVPVWNYTRHAPALAYRYRQVRLEVMRLAARLEMHNLEAAARLQVEPQRCMDEDFRAALNGDRRRFFEDGDALLELDGTEVAVHSRFLCRRCPWFEGLFFGRSGGAWLAGRRQQEERIIRLDMKHMDSTAFGYVLQYLYADAGVELFDSAVCDTFDDFLDLVMEVMSTANYLMLDRLAQICQKVMGRFANIRNIAHFLNAIGPCSVTEFKDAGLEYICLQLETMLENHLLDELDEDLLLELDAVVRDNQLAHYPYLASYRAQLSSQLDDAGLAEDVLEERQVRVREMGFKVQKEEERKMGVVSGRTKFGSLEEGSLFTPTPDRVRKGRNEPFSPDLKAKGEQGDMMFDMEGEEEDDSSPINSPSLRPRKTGEVPAEDKIAPLGSSVKGKGKKVWISFEQSSPPVSPYSAPSPAKPTLAATRPVDVGGTTPVKTGTPWGGAAAVLTEKLDLRGIIQSESPKSALSAGLAAQKVKEGGAPRPAQGKMSQKEKKRQQQVEKDAQLAMAASKAEQQSKNAWERAKDESASAAPWKLATIKGRGGPKPPAQPSPQLLPPAVKPVQTIRNASPDTRFAGQRSTPSSSAPKPAVPAKKEEPLVPHSKNYIVPAHKLERDLMAGFTMEDIMQQEIRVKESVKEAAAKRSLEEIQQEQAFQEWWDAEEKRMREEEERRLGGVGAGGSKKEGGNKRGRGGRRGGGGGGEGERRDKARGVGERNARGGGGGREKRGGGGGGEGGKGEKGGGDAGPSRENRGRGRGRGGRREQSGTSGPAAAVAVGEGS; via the coding sequence ATGACTCATCTCTTGTGGAAATCCTACTGGGAAGACGATGTCGACAGGTTTCGACGCCTCCTCTCACCCGCCGGCCAGGGCGCTCAGAATGCCGCGCGGAGTTCGAACATAGGGGCTGCGGGGAGTCctggccatggccatggcaCGCCACCGAGACCGACTCCAAAGTCGCGCAAGACTCAGGGGCATGGGAATGGATCGCTTGGTCGGAACGAAGTCAACAGCCGTGACCATGCCGGTCTGACGATATTGCTGCGCGCAGCCTCCTCGACCGCCGAAAACGCCGTTTCTTTTGTCGAAGCTCTGCTCGGGCACCCCGCCATTGACATCTACGCCCAGGACCCGGAGAGTGGCTGGAATGCGCTCCACAGGGCTCTGTATGCGGGCAACATTTCCATTGCGAGGATGCTTCTTGAAAAGGAACGCGCCGACTTGACAGGGCACATGGTTTCGGTGAACCGAGTGGGACAGCTTATCAAGACGAAGGACCACGAAGGCAACAGTCCGTTTGACTTGTACAACTCGACCATTGGAGAACGTAATTTGAAGGATTGGGATAGTGCCCAAGTGGCTGACGATGGGTCGGATAGTGATGACCCGGAGGAAACTGTTGAGAGCATCACAGCCGCGAGTCACCGGAACGGCATCGGAGAGGACTTGTATGCCTTTGGAAGCAACAGAAACCTATCCTTGGGCTTTGGGGACGAGGACGATCGTCAGTTTCCCGAGCGAGTGTTTCTGAACCGCCCAGACCACCTCCTGCAACGATTTTACAATGAGTATCTCGAAGAAATCGGCGCCCAACGACCGGCGTCACAGGATCTGTCCAAGATTCCTGCTTTGGTCCTGAACCGGCCATTGATGATGCAGGATGTCGTgctctccaagctccacaGTGCAGTTCTAACAACAGATCCGGTTTCTAACCTTTACATCTGCGGTGTTGGACGTGGTGGCCGGCTGGGTCTCGGTGATGAGAACACGCGCTTCACCTACGTTCCTGTGCAGGGCCCTTTTGTCGATCGCAGGGTTGTCCAGGTGGCTCTGGGACAAAATCACACCATGGCTGTTGATGACACGGGTGCTTTGTGGACCTGGGGCAGCAATGCCCAGTCACAACTAGGGTATGCGCTTCCCGCTCCGGCGAGGAAGGACGAGGAGCCCATCAGCACCATACCTCGTCAAGTTTTTGGTGCCTTGAAAAAGGAGGTTGTTCTTGGCGTCGCTGCCTCATCGGTACACTCGGTTGCTCACACGGGTGCATCGCTTTACTGCTGGGGCAAgaatcttggccagctggcCTTGATGGATGCTGACTCGAGATCGCTGGAACACCAGCAAACCCCTAGAAAGGTGGCCGCGTCCCTTTTCTCGTCGCCGATTGTCATGGTCAGCGCCATTGACAAGGCGACAACTATCCTGCTGCAGAACCACACAGTATGCATCTTCACGGGCTATGGTTATCATATTGTCAAATTCCCATTCGCGAGCTTTGACTACATCGGCAACCTCAGATTGTCAAATCGGCATGAAGTAGGTTGGAATCAGGTCAGCTACATCACCTCGGGCGGAGAAACCATTGCGGCGTTGACGAAACGGGGTGATTTGTTCACCATGAATCTGGATCACAAAATGGAAACGAACCCACCGGCCACATCGACGACGAACCCTTCCAAGCTCAAGGGCGCCGTGACGGCACCTCAACGGATCTGGAATGCCAGTAAGGACGGGGTCTGTTCGGTTGGTGTCGGGGAAAATGGTTCGGTGATTCTCAGCACCAAGTCTGGAGCTGTGTGGCGAAGGATCAAGCGTGTAAAAGGCAAGGGCGCTTCTTCCGCCAACAACATTTCGGAATCGAAGAGGAATTTCAAGTTCCAGCGCGTCCCTTATATCACCAAGGTTGCTACTGTTCGGGCCTCTGCGTATGGGGCTTTTGCTGCTATCCGGGAGGACTCGGAGGTGAtgaagcagcagctggccGTGGATGAGCAGGCTCTGTGGGATGATGTGGCGCCGTTGAACTGTCTGGAGGGGTTTGAGGCTTCTGAGGATGGGGAATCCACGCAAGAAAGCCGGAAGTTTTGGGAGAACCCTGATCTTGAGGCACGACTTGGGGATATCGCTTATGAAATCTTGAGGTCCCCGGATCTGGAGAGAGACTTGGCTCAGCACCTGGCCACGTGGGGATGCCGAAACGAACCATTGGACACGGTCGTTTGCGTGTCGTCCGCCCCTGAGCTCAAAATTCCTGTGCACAGCTGGTTACTCTCTGCGCGCAGCTCGGTACTCCGACGAGCGTTGTCAGAGTTTCGGGCGACGGGCAGCTACGCACATGAGTTGTTCACCGTTCacaaggaggacgacgacggcagcaAAACGGTCGTTTGCCTCCAGGGCTTGGACCTGCTCACGCTGTTGAACCTGGTGCTTTTTGCCTACCGGGACCGGGTGGTTCCGGTGTGGAACTATACGCGGCATGCTCCTGCGCTGGCATATCGGTACCGTCAGGTGCGGTTGGAGGTCATGAGACTGGCCGCGCGACTCGAAATGCACAACCTTGAGGCTGCAGCGAGGCTGCAGGTGGAACCGCAGAGGTGCATGGATGAGGACTTTCGGGCTGCGCTCAACGGGGACAGGAGGCGGttttttgaggatggggatgcgCTGCTCGAGCTTGATGGGACGGAGGTGGCTGTTCACAGCAGGTTTTTGTGCAGGCGGTGTCCGTGGTTTGAGGGCTTGTTCTTTGGGCGGTCCGGGGGGGCGTGGCTTGCTGGTCGTaggcagcaggaggagaggatcaTCAGGCTTGATATGAAGCACATGGACTCTACGGCGTTTGGGTATGTGTTGCAGTATCTTTACGCAGATGCGGGGGTTGAGCTGTTTGACTCGGCGGTTTGCGACACGTTTGATGACTTTTTGGATCTGGTCATGGAGGTCATGTCGACTGCGAACTATTTGATGCTGGACCGACTGGCACAGATATGCCAGAAGGTCATGGGACGGTTTGCGAATATTCGGAATATTGCGCATTTTCTCAATGCGATTGGGCCGTGTTCGGTTACCGAGTTCAAGGACGCGGGGTTGGAGTATATTTGTCTTCAGCTGGAGACGATGCTGGAGAATCACTTGCTTGACGAGCTGGATGAAGACttgttgctggagctggatgctgtggtgagggataACCAGCTGGCGCATTATCCTTATCTGGCGAGTTATCGGGCGCAGCTGAGCAGTCAGTTGGATGAtgcggggttggcggaggatGTACTCGAGGAGAGGcaggttagggttagggAAATGGGGTTCAAGGTgcagaaggaagaggagaggaagatgggtgTTGTGAGTGGGAGGACCAAGTTTGGGAgtctggaggaggggagtttGTTCACGCCTACGCCTGATAGGGtcaggaaggggaggaatgAGCCTTTTAGTCCGGATTTGAAGGCGAAGGGGGAGCAGGGGGATATGATGTTTGAcatggagggggaggaggaagatgattcCTCGCCTATCAACAGTCCCTCCCTGCGACCCCGAAAGACTGGTGAAGTACCCGCGGAGGACAAGATCGCACCGCTGGGGAGCtcggtgaaggggaaggggaagaaagtCTGGATCAGCTTTGAGCAGTCGTCGCCTCCGGTCAGCCCGTATTCCGCGCCTAGTCCTGCAAAACCTACACTTGCTGCTACCCGTCCCGTGGATGTAGGTGGTACTACTCCAGTCAAGACGGGGACTCCGTGGGGTGGTGCGGCTGCTGTGTTGACGGAGAAGCTTGACCTGAGAGGCATCATCCAGTCGGAGAGCCCCAAGTCGGCGCTGTcggcggggttggcggcgcagaaggtgaaggaggggggtgccCCACGGCCTGCTCAAGGAAAGATGAgccagaaggagaagaagaggcagcagcaggtggaAAAGGACGCTCagttggcgatggcggcatCGAAGGCGGAGCAGCAGTCGAAGAATGCGTGGGAACGAGCCAAAGATGAGTCCGCGTCCGCGGCACCGTGGAAGCTGGCTACTATCAAAGGCCGGGGTGGACCTAAACCTCCTGctcagccatcaccacaactcctccctcccgccGTCAAACCGGTACAGACAATAAGGAACGCCTCCCCCGACACGAGGTTTGCGGGTCAGCGTTCTACTCCTTCATCCAGCGCTCCCAAACCTGCTGTCCCTGCAAAGAAGGAAGAGCCCCTGGTGCCGCACTCGAAAAATTACATTGTGCCTGCGCACAAGCTGGAGAGGGACTTGATGGCGGGCTTCACGATGGAGGATATCATGCAGCAAGAGATTAGAGTCAAAGAGAGCgtgaaggaggcggcggcgaagaggagCTTGGAGGAGATTCAGCAGGAGCAGGCGTTTCAAGAGTGGTGggatgcggaggagaagaggatgagggaggaggaggagaggaggttgggtggtgttggggcgggggggagtAAAAAGGAGGGTGGTAACaagaggggacggggggggaggagaggtgggggtggtggtggtgagggtgagaggAGGGATAAAGctaggggggttggtgagaggAATGctagggggggaggaggagggagagaaaagagaggtggtggtggtgggggtgaaggtggaaagggggagaaagggggtggtgatgctggccCGTCGAGGGAGAAtagagggaggggaagggggagaggcgggaggagggagcagtCGGGTACGTCAGGGCCGGCGGCTGCTGTAGCTGTTGGTGAGGGGAGCTGA
- a CDS encoding hypothetical protein (BUSCO:EOG09263A5D; EggNog:ENOG503NUWJ; COG:C), protein MASEKAPLPFVYTFMAGAIAGVSEILVMYPLDVVKTRVQLQTGKAAAGADTYNGMFDCFSKIIRNEGFSRLYRGITAPILMEAPKRATKFAANDKWGKFYRELFGQTQMTQSLSVLTGASAGATESFVVVPFELVKIRLQDKASAGRYNGMIDVVMKTVRNEGILAMYNGLESTLWRHILWNAGYFGCIFQVRQLIPKAETKQGQMTNDIIAGSVGGTVGTILNTPMDVVKSRIQNTVKVAGQTPKYNWAWPGVATIAKEEGFGALYKGFVPKVLRLGPGGGILLVVYTGVMDFFRNMREAKGL, encoded by the exons ATGGCGTCCGAAAAGGCCCCCCTCCCGTTTGTCTACACCTTCATGGCTG GCGCCATCGCCGGCGTGTCGGAG ATTTTGGTCAT GTACCCCCTTGACGTTGTCAAGACCAGAGT ACAACTCCAAACCGGcaaggccgccgccggcgccgacaCCTACAATGGCATGTTCGACTGCTTCTCCAAGATCATCCGCAACGAGGG cttctcccGCCTCTACCGCGGCATCAccgcccccatcctcatgGAGGCCCCCAAGCGCGCCACCAAGTTCGCCGCCAACGACAAGTGGGGCAAGTTCTACCGTGAGCTCTTCGGCCAAACCCAAATGACCCAATCCCTCTCCGTCCTCACCGGCGCCTCTGCCGGCGCCACCGAGtccttcgtcgtcgtcccctTCGAGCTCGTCAAGATCCGCCTCCAAGACAAGGCCTCAGCCGGCCGGTACAACGGCATGATCGACGTCGTCATGAAGACGGTCCGCAACGAGGGCATCCTCGCCATGTACAACGGCCTCGAGTCCACACTCTGGCGCCACATCCTCTGGAACGCCGGCTACTTTGGCTGCATCTTCCAGGTCCGCCAGCTCATCCCAAAGGCTGAGACGAAGCAGGGCCAGATGACAAACGACATCATCGCCGGCTCCGTCGGCGGCACCGTCggcaccatcctcaacacccccatgGACGTCGTCAAGTCCAGGATCCAAAACACCGTCAAGGTCGCTGGCCAGACGCCAAAGTACAACTGGGCCTGGCCCGGCGtcgccaccatcgccaaggaggaagggttCGGCGCTCTGTACAAGGGCTTTGTTCCCAAGGTTCTCCGTCTCGGCCCTGGCGGCGGTATCCTCCTGGTCGTGTACACCGGGGTGATGGACTTTTTCCGCAACATGAGGGAGGCCAAGGGTCTTTAA
- a CDS encoding hypothetical protein (EggNog:ENOG503Q42X; COG:S) encodes MRPLQSIETPAPATADENGETRQQKPKTLPCKYCSKCFRRVEHVQRHERTHTKEKPFSCEWPRCGKHFGRRDLLSRHHKLVHSNEAGSNKDGGGHRPRKPSTAGAGMGPVDDHGDVKMLGMQPQPQQQQQQQQPQPPPHQMYRQEVLQPTVVSPIAPDPRMSARAPACNLDLLSDAATHLASAGEVSNMQPSMMSGISDHQPPPPPLAPVKTYHDSNPYGDRVREQDPGVMSGVYQTQPAPFEDYNLFLDDYGTQHFLPPGLEMDQGFGSWSRLGGDMRGPSKPASAFPSRFPSLQPDARDPNDGSRMHEDGMQAPNWRIAGANHIAVKNRLDEFSSVLPNDFVFPSRHTLNRFLDGYISGFHEHLPFLHLPSLAPIDLAPELLLAVLAVGAQYRFETNRGHALWYAAKAVAMEQIRRRHSHEVHGLLPTPAAYSPHSTRPSPSSGFRHSFPSVHQDRPMTQETHREPYSPNTPHARLETIQAILLLFSVGLWGPKAILQEALGLQSQLAVLVREEGLVGESNQQTVDHETWVRHESATRTKLVAFCFFNLCSIAYNTPPMLLTSDVHLFLPSPSRLWRAETSWQWQEARQTCQFVDITLQDAFMRLLNRSSQVPPPPLTSLGNYVLIHALIQHIFLLKQTSFTSLSPYDFRRGMKPEDVEDVTHALRVWQTGVEQHRQIRANESGGPASADNFFGGPVAFNSAALLRLAYIRLYTDLSPSRSLETRDHVLIASAFSDAPLLVRNKRLNGAVVPAVHALAHLVKVGVNYVARTKSLEWSMQHSLCNLECAILLSKWLLTLSAIGPADQPLSVEEKHVLEMVCRMLDETEFAVPIDPSLGGGNGGASSSANHHGGGHHQSRSIDMNASASTDSTKLRQLACAVVRLWAETFKGAHMFEILRIMAAGLDGYGDLIEKPRDRTPLGKFVGGQGLG; translated from the exons ATGCGCCCCCTACAATCCATCGAGACTCCCGCCCCAGCCACTGCCGACGAGAATGGGGAAACCCGGCAGCAGAAGCCCAAGACGCTGCCGTGCAAGTACTGTAGCAAATGCTTCAG GCGCGTGGAACATGTTCAGAGGCACGAAAGGACTCACACCAAGGAAAAACCCTTTTCCTGCGAGTGGCCTAGGTGTGGAAAGCACTTTGGACGACG AGATTTGCTCTCCCGTCACCATAAGCTTGTCCATTCCAACGAGGCGGGTAGCAACAAAGATGGCGGTGGCCACAGACCGCGGAAGCCCTCGACGGCGGGCGCTGGCATGGGACCTGTTGATGACCATGGTGATGTCAAGATGCTCGGTATGCAACCacaaccgcagcagcagcagcagcagcagcaaccgcaaccaccaccgcatcAAATGTATCGACAGGAAGTCTTGCAGCCTACCGTTGTCTCGCCGATCGCCCCTGACCCGCGCATGTCAGCGCGGGCGCCAGCCTGCAATCTCGACCTCTTATCTGACGCAGCTACGCATCTTGCTTCGGCCGGCGAAGTCAGCAACATGCAGCCATCCATGATGTCCGGCATCTCGGACCACcagccgcctccgccgccgcttGCTCCGGTGAAAACGTATCACGACAGTAACCCTTACGGGGATCGTGTTCGGGAGCAGGACCCGGGTGTCATGTCTGGTGTATACCAGACCCAGCCGGCCCCTTTTGAGGATTACAATTTGTTTTTGGATGATTATGGGACGCAGCATTTCCTCCCACCAGGGCTTGAAATGGACCAAGGTTTCGGATCGTGGTCTCGTCTAGGGGGCGACATGCGTGGGCCGTCGAAGCCTGCTTCTGCCTTCCCGTCTCGATTCCCGTCACTGCAGCCTGATGCCCGAGATCCAAATGACGGTTCAAGGATGCATGAAGATGGGATGCAGGCTCCCAACTGGAGAATTGCCGGAGCGAATCATATCGCCGTCAAAAACAGGCTGGATGAGTTTTCGTCGGTGCTTCCCAACGACTTTGTGTTTCCATCTCGACATACTCTCAACAGGTTTCTCGACGGATACATCAGTGGGTTCCACGAACACCTACCTTTTCTCCATTTACCAAGCCTGGCACCCATAGATTTGGCACCCGAGCTCTTGCTGGCCGTCCTCGCGGTGGGAGCTCAGTACCGTTTTGAAACAAACCGCGGCCATGCCCTGTGGTATGCTGCAAAGGCTGTGGCCATGGAACAGATTCGCCGAAGACATAGCCATGAGGTACATGGATTGCTTCCGACACCAGCCGCCTACAGCCCACACTCGACTCGaccctccccaagctccgGTTTCAGGCACTCGTTTCCGTCGGTACATCAAGACCGCCCCATGACTCAGGAGACGCACAGAGAGCCTTA TTCTCCAAACACTCCACACGCCCGTCTTGAGACCATCCAAGCCATCCTTTTGCTGTTTTCGGTTGGGCTCTGGGGCCCCAAAGCCATCCTCCAGGAAGCCCTTGGCTTGCAGAGCCAACTCGCTGTGCTAGTCCGGGAGGAGGGACTGGTCGGGGAGTCTAACCAACAGACAGTTGACCACGAGACCTGGGTCCGACATGAATCGGCCACTCGCACGAAGCTTGTCGCATTTTGCTTCTTCAATCTCTGCAGCATCGCTTACAACACCCCGCCAATGTTACTAACATCCGATGTTCACCTCTTCCTGCCCAGCCCGTCTCGACTATGGAGGGCAGAGACAAGCTGGCAGTGGCAAGAAGCACGCCAGACTTGCCAATTTGTCGACATCACCCTGCAAGACGCGTTTATGAGGCTTCTCAACCGCTCGTCTCAAgttccacctccaccgcttACCTCGCTCGGAAACTATGTTCTCATCCACGCCCTCATTCAGCATATCTTCCTTCTCAAGCAGACATCGTTTACCAGCCTCTCGCCGTACGACTTTCGACGGGGGATGAAACCGGAAGATGTCGAAGACGTTACTCACGCTTTGCGGGTGTGGCAGACCGGAGTAGAGCAGCATCGGCAGATCAGGGCGAATGAATCAGGAGGACCAGCATCGGCAGACAACTTTTTTGGCGGACCAGTGGCTTTCAACTCGGCAGcgctgttgaggctggcgTACATCAGGCTTTACACCGACCTGAGCCCCAGCCGGAGTCTGGAGACGAGGGATCATGTTTTGATTGCGTCAGCGTTCAGTGACGCACCGCTGTTGGTGAGAAACAAGAGGCTGAACGGAGCGGTGGTACCGGCTGTGCATGCGCTGGCCCATTTGGTGAAGGTAGGGGTGAACTATGtggcgaggacgaagagTTTGGAGTGGAGTATGCAGCATTCTT TGTGCAACCTCGAATGCGCCATCCTTCTTTCCAAGTGGCTCTTGACGCTCTCCGCCATAGGCCCGGCCGACCAACCTCTGTCAGTGGAGGAGAAACATGTTTTGGAAATGGTTTGCCGGATGCTCGACGAGACAGAATTCGCCGTGCCGATTGATCCTTCGTTGGGTGGCGGGAATGGGGGagcttcgtcgtcggctAACCACCACGGCGGGGGCCATCACCAGTCCCGTTCGATCGACATGAATGCTTCTGCTTCGACGGATAGCACAAAGCTTCGACAGCTAGCTTGTGCGGTAGTGAGGCTGTGGGCGGAAACGTTCAAGGGGGCGCATATGTTTGAGATTTTGAGGATTATGGCGGCGGGGCTGGACGGGTATGGGGATCTGATTGAGAAACCGAGGGATCGGACACCGTTGGGAAAGTTTGTGGGTGGTCAGGGCTTGGGGTGA